A region of Lycium barbarum isolate Lr01 chromosome 1, ASM1917538v2, whole genome shotgun sequence DNA encodes the following proteins:
- the LOC132612545 gene encoding phosphoglycerate mutase-like protein AT74: MGNANTGTKERRMPKRIILVRHGESEGNVDKNVYATVPDHKVQLTKKGKEQAKKAGELIRGVVGNNNCKVYFYNTGFVESLWRDIDMDKIPHSANDNLNIVIISHGPTVGVLLVRFFRWTAEQVENLTSPKNAVVRIMELGHEGEYTLALYHDDQTLEKWGLSPEMIVDQKQRAFGHKVDLDKCFFTSYFEKNNV; this comes from the exons ATGGGAAACGCGAACACCGGAACTAAAGAGAGGCGGATGCCAAAGAGGATCATACTGGTGCGGCATGGTGAAAGTGAGGGTAACGTAGACAAAAATGTCTACGCCACCGTACCTGACCATAAAGTCCAGCTCACAAAGAAAGGCAAAGAGCAAGCAAAGAAAGCTGGGGAACTTATACGCGGCGTGGTTGGAAACAACAACTGCAAGGTGTATTTCTAT AATACAGGCTTCGTGGAATCACTATGGAGGGATATAGACATGGACAAAATTCCTCACAGTGCCAACGACAACCTAAATATTGTTATAATAAGTCACGGACCTACCGTTGGAGTTTTGCTCGTGAGATTCTTCAGATGGACAGCAGAACAAGTGGAAAACCTAACAAGTCCAAAAAATGCTGTGGTTCGAATAATGGAGTTAGGACATGAGGGTGAGTATACTCTTGCATTATATCATGATGATCAAACATTAGAAAAATGGGGGTTGTCCCCTGAAATGATTGTTGATCAAAAGCAGAGGGCATTTGGTCATAAGGTTGACCTTGACAAGTGCTTCTTCACTAGTTACTTTGAGAAAAATAACGTGTAA